From the Vibrio metoecus genome, one window contains:
- the gltX gene encoding glutamate--tRNA ligase, with product MTVKTRFAPSPTGYLHVGGARTALYSWLYAKSQGGEFVLRIEDTDLERSTQAAVDAIIEGMTWLGLEWDEGPYYQTKRFDRYNQVIDQLLAEGKAYKCYAPKELLDEIRAEQEANKEMPRYDANHPKIKAVNEAAKEGEPCCIRFRNPKEGSVVFDDQIRGRIEIRNDQLDDLIIRRTDGTPTYNFCVVVDDVDMGISHVIRGEDHINNTPRQINIYKAMGATIPTFAHCAMILGDDGAKLSKRHGAVSVMQYRDDGYLPEALLNYLVRLGWGHGDQEIFSRDEMINLFSLGAISKSASAFNTDKLLWLNNHYIKTSEPEYVAKHLEWHFDHQGINKATGPVLAEVVKLVGERCNTLVELAQQSRYFYEDFAEFDADAAKKHLRGVAKEPLMLALSKIEALTEWNTEALHQVIAQVCEELEIGMGKIGMPLRVAVTGGGQSPSVDAVMNLIGQERVIARIKMALAFIETREANA from the coding sequence ATGACGGTTAAAACTCGTTTTGCGCCTAGTCCAACTGGGTATCTGCACGTTGGTGGTGCGCGTACAGCACTCTATTCTTGGTTATATGCTAAAAGCCAAGGTGGTGAATTTGTTCTGCGTATTGAAGACACCGACCTAGAACGCTCTACTCAGGCGGCGGTAGATGCCATCATTGAAGGCATGACGTGGTTAGGCTTGGAATGGGATGAAGGTCCATACTACCAAACCAAACGTTTTGACCGTTACAACCAAGTGATTGATCAGCTTTTGGCTGAAGGCAAAGCCTACAAGTGCTATGCCCCAAAAGAGCTGCTGGATGAAATCCGCGCTGAGCAAGAAGCGAATAAAGAGATGCCTCGCTACGATGCGAATCATCCAAAAATCAAAGCGGTCAATGAAGCAGCGAAAGAAGGCGAGCCTTGCTGTATCCGTTTCCGTAACCCGAAAGAGGGTAGCGTCGTTTTTGATGACCAAATTCGTGGCCGCATCGAAATCCGTAACGACCAACTGGATGATCTGATCATCCGTCGTACTGATGGCACTCCAACCTATAACTTCTGTGTAGTGGTAGATGATGTCGATATGGGGATCAGCCATGTGATTCGTGGTGAAGACCACATCAACAACACGCCACGCCAAATCAACATTTACAAAGCAATGGGCGCTACCATCCCAACGTTTGCACACTGTGCAATGATCTTGGGTGATGACGGTGCCAAGCTATCTAAGCGTCATGGCGCGGTTTCTGTAATGCAATATCGTGATGACGGCTACCTGCCAGAAGCGTTGCTGAACTACTTAGTGCGTTTAGGTTGGGGACATGGCGACCAAGAGATCTTCTCTCGCGATGAGATGATCAACCTATTCAGCCTTGGCGCAATTTCAAAATCTGCGTCAGCGTTTAACACTGACAAACTGCTGTGGTTGAACAACCACTACATCAAGACTTCAGAGCCTGAGTATGTGGCGAAACACCTTGAGTGGCATTTTGATCACCAAGGCATTAACAAAGCAACTGGTCCTGTTTTAGCTGAAGTGGTGAAGTTGGTGGGTGAGCGTTGCAATACCCTAGTTGAGCTAGCGCAGCAATCACGTTACTTCTACGAAGATTTTGCTGAGTTTGATGCTGATGCAGCGAAGAAACATCTACGTGGCGTAGCGAAAGAGCCATTGATGCTAGCTCTTAGCAAGATTGAAGCACTCACTGAATGGAATACCGAAGCGCTGCACCAAGTGATCGCACAAGTGTGTGAAGAGCTTGAGATCGGTATGGGTAAAATCGGAATGCCACTACGTGTTGCAGTAACAGGTGGCGGTCAATCACCTTCTGTGGACGCGGTGATGAACCTTATTGGTCAAGAGCGAGTCATTGCACGTATCAAGATGGCATTAGCCTTTATTGAAACTCGCGAAGCGAATGCATAG
- a CDS encoding OmpA family protein: protein MKKLAAIISTTLLFASSAAVAEVYVGGKIGKSWLDDACQSGQPCDKDDTTLGAFVGYEANKWLSLEAGYDYLGKFTAAGLADEKVKAITLAPKLSLPLTEGIALYGKVGGAFVDYGSKDDYSYLGAAGLEFNTNHNVTMRLEYQNITDINNDIVRASGESATLGVVYKFGGSQEPAPVVEQRPAEPAPVAEPVVEKVAVTKTFTFQHLDSSTFATASAELKPATVKKLDKIVGYLNQYPQAKVEVVGHTDSTGSDAYNQKLSERRAQAVAKALEAQGIDASRISAKGLGESSPIASNATAEGREKNRRVELVIPEFQYQVTE from the coding sequence ATGAAAAAGCTAGCGGCAATCATTTCAACGACGTTACTTTTTGCTTCTTCTGCGGCAGTGGCTGAAGTGTATGTCGGAGGTAAAATCGGTAAATCTTGGTTGGATGACGCATGTCAGTCTGGTCAACCTTGTGATAAGGATGACACGACGCTTGGTGCGTTTGTAGGTTATGAAGCAAACAAGTGGCTCTCTCTTGAAGCAGGATACGATTACTTAGGTAAATTCACTGCTGCAGGATTGGCTGATGAAAAGGTAAAAGCCATCACGCTAGCACCGAAACTGAGCCTACCTCTTACTGAAGGTATTGCCCTTTACGGTAAAGTCGGTGGTGCTTTTGTTGATTACGGCAGCAAGGATGATTACTCATATCTAGGCGCAGCAGGTTTGGAGTTCAACACCAACCACAATGTAACAATGCGTCTGGAATATCAAAATATTACTGACATCAATAACGACATCGTACGTGCAAGCGGAGAAAGTGCAACGCTTGGTGTGGTGTACAAATTTGGTGGCAGCCAAGAACCCGCTCCAGTTGTAGAACAACGCCCTGCAGAACCTGCACCAGTGGCAGAACCAGTGGTAGAGAAAGTTGCGGTAACAAAAACGTTTACTTTCCAACACCTGGACAGCAGCACTTTTGCTACAGCAAGTGCAGAGCTAAAACCTGCAACGGTTAAGAAGCTGGATAAAATTGTGGGTTACCTAAACCAATACCCACAAGCGAAAGTTGAAGTTGTTGGTCATACAGACTCAACGGGCTCTGACGCTTACAACCAAAAACTGTCTGAGCGTCGCGCTCAAGCAGTAGCAAAAGCACTGGAAGCTCAAGGTATTGATGCTTCTCGTATCTCTGCTAAAGGTCTAGGTGAAAGCAGCCCAATCGCTTCTAACGCGACAGCAGAAGGCCGCGAAAAGAACCGTCGTGTTGAACTAGTGATCCCAGAATTCCAGTACCAAGTGACTGAGTAA
- a CDS encoding flagellar assembly protein FlgT translates to MKKNILSIISVLWMSLYLQSVQAAWYEVTGSAAIVSSEEVARLHALEDALYKAVNFAGADMGSISNLMPLLESDRREYLFSNHEVRYILIEDRKVSNNVMYVRTRIDIYPSATACHVEQYKKTMLIGNIDLASPQQAVMGQIYQVGDDFAQVINRRIEQESRSFVSVGTTQYDIDPKAPERIKMIAQDAGAQYIIGGVITDLTATIEQKTLQDDLINRQFAMEINVFDGKTGNEVMTRTYREVARWPFPKTSQIDTRSARFWASTYGEMMLRVSRNIMLDLESEISCKITLPQIIAKFGTTATMDLGRIHGVQQGDKLRLWHTGAFIDQQGLPRNKVTQSEITLTVSRVYEHEAELTVDQPELAYSIQIGDVMHKQM, encoded by the coding sequence ATGAAAAAAAATATTTTATCTATAATTTCAGTGCTTTGGATGAGTCTTTATCTCCAATCTGTTCAAGCAGCTTGGTATGAAGTGACAGGCTCTGCCGCCATAGTCTCTTCAGAGGAGGTGGCTCGCTTACATGCATTGGAAGACGCTTTATATAAAGCGGTAAATTTTGCCGGGGCAGATATGGGCAGCATCAGCAACTTAATGCCGCTCCTAGAATCTGATCGTAGAGAGTATTTATTCTCGAATCATGAAGTCCGTTATATCTTGATTGAGGATCGAAAAGTTTCTAATAACGTTATGTACGTGCGCACCCGCATTGATATTTACCCATCGGCAACGGCTTGCCACGTTGAGCAGTACAAGAAGACCATGCTGATCGGCAACATTGATCTCGCCTCGCCTCAACAAGCGGTGATGGGACAAATCTACCAAGTAGGTGATGATTTTGCGCAGGTGATTAATCGCCGTATCGAGCAAGAATCACGTAGCTTTGTTTCGGTCGGTACTACGCAATACGACATTGATCCCAAAGCGCCTGAACGTATAAAAATGATTGCTCAAGATGCAGGAGCGCAATACATCATTGGCGGGGTCATCACTGATTTAACAGCTACCATCGAGCAAAAAACGTTGCAAGATGACCTGATCAATCGCCAATTTGCTATGGAGATTAATGTGTTCGATGGGAAAACTGGTAACGAGGTGATGACACGAACGTATCGTGAAGTTGCACGCTGGCCATTCCCTAAAACCAGTCAAATTGATACGCGTAGTGCGCGTTTTTGGGCTTCGACCTATGGCGAGATGATGTTACGTGTAAGCCGTAATATTATGCTCGATCTGGAATCAGAAATTTCTTGCAAGATTACGCTGCCACAGATCATCGCCAAATTTGGTACTACCGCAACCATGGATCTCGGCCGGATCCACGGGGTACAACAAGGTGATAAACTTCGTCTCTGGCACACCGGTGCTTTTATTGATCAGCAAGGTTTGCCACGTAACAAAGTCACACAAAGTGAGATCACGCTGACGGTCTCACGTGTTTACGAACATGAAGCGGAGTTGACTGTTGATCAACCTGAACTCGCCTACAGCATTCAAATCGGCGATGTCATGCATAAACAGATGTAG
- a CDS encoding FlgO family outer membrane protein: MKKWLSLVPVVLLTSCAYAPIYNGKEPYNGSQFMLMESPRHTLDFFVESMTEDLMLSNTSITARTPIAVTSFVDLQNMDTTNWLGNSVSEGFIHQFQRRGFKVVDFKTTGSIQVTQQGDFAFSRDWKDLSQQQEVQYVLTGTMLRQEGGVIVNARVVGMQSRIVVATAQGFLPADRIGRDLDTLNSIRTQDGVLIRSDPTITQPYTVILRP; this comes from the coding sequence ATGAAAAAATGGCTTTCCTTAGTACCCGTTGTCTTGCTGACTTCGTGTGCATATGCCCCGATTTATAACGGTAAAGAACCGTATAATGGGTCACAGTTTATGTTGATGGAGAGTCCACGTCATACGTTGGATTTCTTTGTTGAGAGCATGACCGAAGATTTGATGCTCTCCAATACCAGCATTACGGCTCGTACGCCGATTGCAGTGACCTCATTTGTCGATCTACAAAACATGGATACGACAAACTGGTTGGGTAACTCGGTTTCCGAAGGTTTTATCCACCAATTCCAGCGTCGTGGTTTCAAAGTGGTTGATTTCAAAACGACAGGTTCGATCCAAGTGACTCAACAAGGTGATTTCGCTTTTAGCCGAGACTGGAAAGATCTTTCCCAACAGCAAGAAGTACAGTACGTACTGACGGGAACGATGTTACGCCAAGAAGGTGGGGTGATTGTGAATGCTCGTGTAGTGGGAATGCAATCACGCATCGTGGTGGCTACCGCGCAAGGCTTTTTGCCAGCTGATCGTATAGGTCGAGATTTGGATACGTTAAACAGTATCCGTACTCAGGATGGCGTGTTGATCCGTTCTGATCCGACCATCACACAACCCTACACAGTTATTTTGCGCCCATAG
- the flgP gene encoding flagellar assembly lipoprotein FlgP, giving the protein MKPVFLILVAVLMMTGCQPLQTMRPDDWLTAVGYASISEQKGRNDEEKQVRAMRASKIDAYRELAEQVYGMRISGRAELQDQRLGTELTAGAVDGVIRGAEVVRSYKVGDSYVTELRLDIRKMDKMRDYGEVQQVPEKRQMTLF; this is encoded by the coding sequence ATGAAACCTGTTTTCCTGATTTTAGTCGCCGTGCTGATGATGACGGGATGCCAACCATTGCAAACCATGCGTCCAGATGATTGGCTTACCGCCGTAGGCTATGCCAGCATTAGTGAGCAAAAAGGTCGCAATGACGAAGAGAAACAAGTTCGAGCGATGCGCGCGTCTAAAATTGACGCTTATCGTGAGTTGGCTGAACAAGTATACGGTATGCGTATTAGTGGTCGTGCTGAATTACAAGATCAACGTCTTGGTACCGAGTTAACAGCCGGAGCGGTTGATGGGGTAATTCGTGGTGCAGAAGTGGTACGCAGCTATAAAGTGGGTGATAGTTATGTCACTGAGCTCAGGCTCGATATTCGCAAGATGGATAAGATGCGTGATTACGGTGAAGTACAGCAAGTTCCCGAAAAACGTCAAATGACCTTATTCTAA
- a CDS encoding flagella synthesis protein FlgN, producing MAALKDLVEFQLKNAQELVTVLDAEKIAITSRISVDIEAIAKQKLTLINQLQQTDQRIAKHPHVASLTEDAYLNDLVSQIRSIILDCQQANQINGDALARAQLSFNKLNNLMQQSHGKIGMTYSATGKTHTISTLGTNIKA from the coding sequence ATGGCAGCATTAAAAGACTTAGTCGAATTTCAGCTAAAAAATGCACAAGAATTAGTGACAGTGCTCGACGCAGAAAAAATTGCGATCACCAGCCGGATCTCTGTGGATATTGAAGCTATCGCCAAACAGAAACTGACTTTGATTAATCAGCTACAACAGACTGACCAGCGCATTGCTAAGCATCCCCACGTCGCGAGCCTGACTGAAGATGCTTACCTTAATGATTTGGTGAGTCAAATCCGCAGTATTATTCTCGATTGTCAGCAAGCCAACCAAATCAATGGCGACGCACTCGCGCGTGCTCAGCTCAGCTTTAATAAACTCAATAATCTGATGCAGCAAAGCCACGGAAAAATCGGCATGACTTACAGTGCTACGGGCAAAACGCACACCATTTCAACTCTTGGTACTAATATCAAAGCCTAA
- the flgM gene encoding flagellar biosynthesis anti-sigma factor FlgM, whose protein sequence is MAGIDNIRAGQSLNTTNRTSVRSSDASNSSPQSGAVSRSSAGGQDAVSLSSQSKAIGEMQNEMASRPSFDSAKVAAIKEAIANGSYVVDPDKLADNMIKFEKELGGF, encoded by the coding sequence ATGGCAGGTATTGATAACATACGCGCAGGGCAGTCGTTAAATACGACCAACCGGACAAGTGTGCGTTCTTCTGATGCCAGCAACTCTTCACCTCAATCCGGAGCAGTTTCACGCTCATCGGCTGGTGGTCAAGATGCGGTATCACTTAGCTCACAAAGCAAAGCCATTGGCGAAATGCAAAATGAAATGGCATCGAGACCCAGTTTTGATAGCGCCAAGGTGGCGGCGATCAAAGAAGCGATCGCCAACGGTTCATATGTCGTTGATCCCGATAAACTGGCCGATAACATGATCAAATTCGAAAAAGAGCTGGGTGGCTTCTAA
- the flgA gene encoding flagellar basal body P-ring formation chaperone FlgA: MKKPEKRKMLPKIDLHSHFITKCRAFCEIFYSFIGFLLFFFSLAANSATPEQLSMIREAAENHVLSTVEMPTGGELVVNAANIDDRLFATDCPESLVTNSSSSNGSAANITVLVECKSDNWRVYVPVRLTITIPLITAANPLSRGQMISAQDVTLSMVDLLRFRRQGFSTPESVIGAKIKKNIRIGDVIDQKDVCIVCRNESVVIRAGKSGMSITTKGTAMSDGILGEQIKVKNDKSNRIIDAQVSGVGEVTVAF; this comes from the coding sequence ATGAAGAAACCAGAGAAACGAAAAATGCTTCCGAAGATCGATCTCCATTCGCATTTCATAACTAAGTGTAGAGCTTTCTGTGAAATATTTTATAGCTTTATCGGCTTTTTATTGTTTTTCTTTAGTCTAGCGGCAAATTCGGCCACGCCAGAGCAGCTTTCGATGATAAGAGAAGCCGCGGAAAATCACGTTCTGAGTACCGTCGAGATGCCAACTGGCGGAGAGTTAGTCGTCAATGCCGCCAATATAGACGATCGTCTATTCGCGACCGATTGCCCAGAATCACTTGTGACGAATTCGTCATCCAGTAATGGTTCTGCCGCAAATATTACTGTGCTCGTGGAATGTAAAAGCGATAACTGGCGGGTGTATGTACCTGTTCGCTTGACGATTACGATCCCACTGATCACGGCGGCAAATCCACTCAGCCGAGGACAAATGATTTCAGCACAAGATGTTACGTTGAGTATGGTAGATCTGCTGCGTTTCCGGCGGCAAGGTTTTTCCACTCCCGAAAGCGTGATAGGTGCAAAAATCAAAAAAAATATCCGCATTGGTGATGTTATCGATCAAAAGGATGTGTGTATCGTCTGTCGTAATGAAAGTGTTGTCATCCGTGCTGGAAAATCTGGTATGTCGATCACAACCAAAGGCACTGCAATGTCTGATGGCATCCTTGGTGAACAGATAAAAGTGAAAAATGACAAATCTAACCGTATAATTGATGCGCAAGTCAGTGGTGTAGGTGAAGTCACCGTCGCGTTTTGA
- a CDS encoding chemotaxis protein CheV has product MTGILDSVNQRTQLVGQNRLELLTFRLNGRQRYGINVFKVKEVLQCPKLTAMPNLHRLVKGVAHIRGQTVSVIDLSLAIGGRPTVDVDKSFVVIAEFNRTIQAFLVSSVERIINMRWEAILPPPDGSGKANYLTAVTNIDNELVEIIDVEKILAEIAPVNEAMTKDIGQEIAQVEQEKEIVRRILIADDSSVARKQVQRAIESIGFEVISTKDGKDAYEKLLEMSREGPILNQISLVISDIEMPEMDGYTLTAEIRRSNELKDLYVILHSSLSGVFNQAMVERVGANAFIAKFNPDELGNAVKAALVK; this is encoded by the coding sequence ATGACGGGTATTCTTGATTCTGTGAATCAGCGTACGCAACTCGTCGGTCAAAACCGATTAGAACTATTAACTTTCCGTCTTAACGGCCGTCAGCGATACGGTATTAACGTTTTCAAAGTTAAAGAAGTCCTTCAATGCCCTAAGTTGACCGCGATGCCTAACTTACACCGTTTGGTTAAAGGAGTGGCACATATTCGTGGGCAAACCGTATCTGTCATCGATTTGAGTCTTGCGATCGGTGGGCGCCCAACCGTTGATGTAGACAAAAGCTTCGTGGTGATTGCGGAGTTTAACCGTACAATTCAAGCCTTTTTAGTGAGTTCGGTTGAGCGTATCATTAACATGCGTTGGGAAGCGATTTTGCCACCGCCTGACGGTTCTGGTAAAGCGAACTACCTAACTGCTGTCACCAATATCGATAACGAGCTGGTAGAGATTATCGACGTTGAGAAGATTTTGGCTGAGATTGCTCCGGTTAACGAAGCAATGACAAAAGATATCGGCCAAGAGATTGCACAAGTTGAACAAGAAAAAGAGATTGTTCGTCGTATTTTGATTGCGGACGACTCTAGCGTGGCACGTAAGCAGGTGCAGCGCGCAATTGAATCGATCGGTTTCGAGGTTATCTCCACCAAAGACGGTAAAGATGCTTATGAGAAACTGCTTGAAATGAGCCGCGAAGGCCCTATTCTCAATCAAATCTCGCTAGTGATTTCAGATATTGAGATGCCGGAAATGGATGGTTATACGCTGACTGCGGAAATCCGTCGTAGCAACGAACTGAAAGATCTTTATGTTATTTTGCACTCTTCATTGAGTGGCGTGTTCAACCAAGCGATGGTTGAGCGAGTTGGGGCAAACGCATTTATTGCGAAATTCAACCCTGATGAGCTTGGTAATGCGGTGAAAGCTGCGCTAGTTAAATAA
- a CDS encoding protein-glutamate O-methyltransferase encodes MTAITISDQEYRDFCRFLESQCGIVLGDSKQYLVRSRLSPLVTKFKLTSLSDLLRDVVTGRNRDLRVAAVDAMTTNETLWFRDAYPFTVLADKLLPEMAANKRPIKIWSAASSSGQEPYSMAMTILEVQQKRPGLLPSVAITATDISASMLDMCRAGVYDNLALGRGLSPERRRIFFEDAGDGRMKIKDNVKRLVNFRPQNLMESYSLLGKFDIIFCRNVLIYFSPDMKSKVLNQMASSLNPGGYLLLGASESLTGLTDKFEMVRCNPGIIYKLK; translated from the coding sequence ATGACTGCTATAACGATTAGCGACCAAGAGTATCGCGACTTTTGCCGATTTCTGGAATCTCAGTGCGGAATCGTACTGGGTGACAGCAAGCAGTATTTGGTGCGAAGTCGTCTAAGTCCACTCGTCACAAAATTCAAGTTAACGTCGTTGTCTGACTTGTTGCGGGATGTCGTGACAGGACGAAATCGCGATCTGCGAGTAGCAGCGGTTGACGCCATGACCACTAACGAAACCTTATGGTTTCGAGATGCTTACCCTTTTACGGTTTTAGCAGACAAGCTGTTGCCTGAAATGGCAGCCAATAAGCGTCCGATAAAAATTTGGTCAGCCGCCAGTTCATCCGGCCAAGAGCCTTATTCTATGGCAATGACTATCTTGGAAGTTCAGCAAAAACGGCCTGGTTTATTACCAAGTGTCGCGATTACGGCTACAGATATTTCTGCCAGTATGTTGGATATGTGCCGAGCGGGGGTTTATGACAATCTAGCGTTAGGTCGTGGTTTATCACCGGAACGACGCCGAATCTTTTTTGAAGATGCAGGCGATGGCCGAATGAAAATCAAAGATAACGTGAAGCGTTTGGTGAACTTTCGACCACAAAACTTGATGGAAAGTTATTCGTTACTCGGCAAGTTTGACATCATTTTTTGTCGTAACGTGCTTATCTACTTTTCGCCAGATATGAAGTCGAAAGTGCTCAACCAGATGGCGTCGAGTCTCAACCCCGGAGGGTATCTACTCTTGGGGGCTTCGGAGTCTCTAACTGGTTTAACTGACAAGTTTGAAATGGTGCGTTGTAATCCTGGTATCATCTATAAACTGAAATAA
- the flgB gene encoding flagellar basal body rod protein FlgB yields the protein MAISFDNALGIHQHTVGVRERNSEVIATNIAQANTPGFKAKGMDFQKALQAASSGASISLSRTDGRHIPASSTVTGEILYRTPTQPDTGDGNTVDVDLERNLFMQNQIRHQASLDFLGGKFKNLTKAIKGE from the coding sequence ATGGCTATTTCTTTTGACAATGCCCTAGGCATTCACCAGCACACGGTGGGCGTACGTGAGCGCAACTCTGAGGTGATTGCCACCAATATTGCGCAAGCCAACACGCCAGGATTTAAGGCAAAAGGAATGGACTTCCAGAAGGCATTGCAAGCGGCAAGTTCGGGGGCAAGTATTAGTCTTAGCCGTACCGACGGTCGGCATATTCCTGCCTCTTCGACGGTCACTGGGGAAATTCTTTACCGCACTCCGACTCAACCGGACACGGGGGATGGCAATACGGTGGATGTGGATCTTGAGCGTAACTTGTTTATGCAAAACCAAATCCGTCATCAAGCCTCGCTGGATTTTCTTGGTGGCAAATTCAAGAACTTAACCAAAGCGATTAAAGGGGAGTAA
- the flgC gene encoding flagellar basal body rod protein FlgC: MSLFSVFNVTGSAMSAESVRLNTTSSNLANADSISSSAKDTYKARHAVFGAELSKARFNREPNVPVKVLGIVESDKPLVAEFNPEHPLANDEGYIYKPNVNVMEEMANMISASRSYQTNVQVADASKQMLLRTLQMGQ; encoded by the coding sequence ATGAGCTTATTTAGCGTATTCAATGTCACTGGTTCTGCGATGAGCGCCGAGTCGGTTCGTCTCAATACTACCTCAAGTAATCTGGCCAATGCCGATAGTATTAGTAGCTCAGCAAAAGATACTTATAAAGCTCGCCATGCCGTATTTGGTGCGGAACTGAGTAAAGCGCGTTTCAACCGCGAACCTAATGTTCCTGTTAAGGTGCTTGGGATTGTGGAAAGTGATAAGCCGCTGGTCGCTGAGTTTAATCCAGAGCATCCACTTGCCAACGACGAGGGTTATATCTATAAGCCAAACGTCAATGTGATGGAGGAGATGGCGAACATGATTTCGGCTTCTCGTTCATACCAAACCAATGTGCAGGTGGCGGATGCCAGTAAACAGATGCTGCTGCGTACGCTGCAGATGGGTCAGTGA
- the flgD gene encoding flagellar hook assembly protein FlgD produces the protein MAGINNVGQSGLSYIDQLKALQEQKKPDETTGQKALKQEDFLSLLTKQLAQQDPFKPVGNDQMIAQMASFATVDGIGKMNSQFESLNSSMTSNQALQASSLVGRDVLVPGAAGMKKPDGGMAAMVKLPQSIDNLFVRIENEAGQLVRTFDVGAKAAGDNRVEWDGKDQNGNPLPGGKYKVKASGLQDGESKEFEVSTYANVNSVLLGKGDGNVLLNLAGFDAPVRLAEVLEVGKA, from the coding sequence ATGGCCGGAATCAATAATGTTGGTCAAAGCGGCTTGTCCTATATTGATCAGCTTAAAGCTCTTCAAGAGCAGAAAAAGCCGGATGAAACCACAGGGCAAAAAGCCCTTAAGCAAGAAGACTTTCTTTCTCTGCTGACTAAGCAGTTAGCACAGCAAGATCCATTCAAACCTGTCGGCAATGATCAGATGATTGCGCAGATGGCTTCGTTTGCCACGGTAGATGGCATCGGCAAGATGAACTCTCAATTTGAGAGTCTCAACTCATCGATGACTTCAAACCAAGCGCTGCAAGCTTCATCTCTAGTGGGGCGTGATGTGTTGGTGCCTGGGGCTGCAGGTATGAAGAAGCCTGATGGCGGAATGGCGGCAATGGTAAAACTGCCGCAGTCTATCGATAACTTATTCGTCCGTATTGAGAATGAAGCTGGTCAATTGGTACGAACCTTTGATGTGGGCGCCAAAGCTGCAGGCGATAACCGCGTTGAATGGGATGGAAAAGATCAGAACGGAAATCCGTTGCCGGGTGGCAAATATAAAGTAAAAGCGTCTGGCTTGCAGGATGGAGAGAGCAAAGAATTTGAAGTCTCCACTTATGCAAACGTCAACAGCGTTTTGTTAGGCAAAGGCGATGGTAACGTACTACTCAATCTGGCTGGTTTCGATGCACCAGTTCGACTTGCTGAAGTACTTGAAGTAGGCAAAGCGTGA